The Gammaproteobacteria bacterium DNA window TGACGAACAAGATGATGCAGGTCAACGATGAGCGCAAGTTGGTCCGCCGACTCCCCACCGAGGGAATGGTCGCCCGCTGGATCAGCCTGGCAGCCGAGACGGAGCCGCTGATCAAGCGCTAGAAGTCGTCAGTTCTCAGTCGTCAGTCGCCAGTCTGGCCAGCTTCGCTCGGCGGTACTTCGTGTCTCGTACCGCGGCCGGTGTTGATCCAAGACCGCGGGGCGAACGTCGGAGCTCCGGGCATGGAACCGGATTCCGGGGTATCTCGTGAGTGGCGGTTGTACCGGCCGTTGGCCCGCTTCGCAGTCTTGTCACGATCTTGGCGGCGGTACGCAGTACCGAATACGAAGTACTTCTTCGGACACGGAAAGGGGAACCCGCTGGTTCCCCTTTCCACGAACCCAACTTCGGTTCAGGCTGCGGTTGTGGTCTTCTTGGCTGCCGGCTTCTTGGCGGGGGTCTTCTTGGCTGCTGCGGTCTTCTTGGCTGCCGGTGCCTTGGCCGCTGCCGGCTTCTTGGCTGCTGCGGTCTTCTTGGCTGCCGGTGCCTTGGCC harbors:
- a CDS encoding HU family DNA-binding protein, whose product is AKAPAAKKTAAAKKPAAAKAPAAKKTAAAKKTPAKKPAAKKTTTAA